From Draconibacterium halophilum, one genomic window encodes:
- a CDS encoding DUF4876 domain-containing protein, with the protein MRKFVLITISLLMCLLLTNCKDDVTPSYITTVKVGYPEGFTVADFPENVTVTATNTNNTRTTSVTATSDGNAIFELVEGNYNFTASFSVIGTDGEEYIFNGIISNYSLMAESDIAMNLILVDNTGGFIFKEIYYSGSRTPEDKFYYSDQFHEIYNNSGDTLYADGLCIAVHAQTSTSTLTSWVDDNDELLDRIPLTFHTWIVPGDGTEYPVFPGESFVIALDGIDHRTDENGNPNSPVNLGDANWETYVESSGKDLDASAVPNLTMIYTTNTAMHDWSTSVFGPAEVLFRLPNNDWESYVSDTGNFMTKPGSSSSTEYLMIDREFVIDAVECARVDRDDIYKRLPVELDAGYTYIEAGTYSSLSVRRKAKMIIGSRVIYKDTNNSSEDFLHDLVPTPGIHPTSLEE; encoded by the coding sequence ATGAGAAAATTTGTACTTATAACCATATCCTTGTTAATGTGTTTATTGCTAACAAACTGCAAAGATGATGTTACTCCCAGCTATATAACTACGGTAAAGGTAGGTTACCCTGAAGGATTTACTGTAGCAGATTTCCCAGAGAATGTTACTGTTACAGCTACCAACACAAATAACACAAGAACCACTTCAGTAACAGCAACTTCTGATGGTAACGCCATTTTTGAACTGGTTGAAGGAAATTATAATTTTACAGCAAGCTTTTCTGTTATTGGCACCGATGGGGAGGAATACATTTTTAACGGAATAATATCTAACTATTCTTTAATGGCAGAATCGGATATAGCAATGAATTTGATTTTGGTAGATAATACCGGTGGGTTCATATTTAAAGAAATCTATTATTCCGGTTCAAGAACACCTGAAGATAAATTTTATTACTCCGATCAGTTTCATGAAATATATAACAACTCGGGAGATACGCTATATGCTGATGGATTATGCATTGCAGTCCATGCCCAAACCTCAACCTCAACACTTACCAGCTGGGTTGACGACAATGATGAATTACTTGATAGAATACCTTTAACTTTTCATACATGGATAGTACCGGGTGATGGCACCGAATACCCTGTTTTCCCTGGTGAAAGTTTTGTAATTGCTCTTGATGGTATCGATCATCGAACCGATGAAAATGGAAATCCAAATTCACCTGTTAATCTTGGAGATGCCAATTGGGAGACTTATGTTGAATCTTCAGGCAAAGATTTGGATGCTTCTGCAGTACCAAACCTCACTATGATATATACAACGAATACTGCCATGCACGATTGGTCGACTTCAGTTTTCGGCCCTGCAGAAGTTCTTTTCCGACTCCCTAATAATGATTGGGAAAGCTACGTTTCTGATACCGGTAATTTTATGACAAAACCAGGAAGTTCTTCGTCTACTGAGTACCTCATGATTGACAGAGAATTTGTTATTGATGCTGTTGAATGTGCTCGTGTTGACAGAGATGATATTTATAAGCGTCTTCCTGTTGAGTTGGATGCAGGTTATACCTATATAGAGGCGGGCACTTATTCATCATTATCCGTTCGACGTAAAGCAAAAATGATTATAGGTAGCCGCGTAATTTATAAAGACACCAATAATTCTTCAGAGGATTTTTTGCATGATTTAGTTCCAACTCCAGGAATACATCCTACAAGTTTAGAAGAATAA